In Campylobacter vulpis, a genomic segment contains:
- a CDS encoding class I SAM-dependent methyltransferase, translating into MKIYADNKEVSSNQGSNEQIWEEIFSKKEWGKYPSESVIRFIARNFYNVKDRNSIKILELGLGTGANLWFCAREGFKVSGIEWSKTGVERFKARMQDEKLSTQIEQIEIGDYLEKLDNFKDESFDAWIDSYSLAYNDFEKTKQIIQKAIKKLKIGGKFFSLTPSLYNEGFKEEANLGYHLVKPVSGSDAFTGVIRYCDEGDLRKLYEGEGYKITSIKIHIQKDLEKQLNELYIIEGERYE; encoded by the coding sequence ATGAAAATTTACGCAGACAATAAAGAAGTTTCGAGTAATCAAGGCTCAAATGAGCAAATTTGGGAAGAAATCTTTTCTAAAAAAGAATGGGGTAAATACCCAAGCGAAAGTGTGATTCGCTTTATCGCTAGGAATTTTTATAATGTAAAAGATAGAAATAGCATTAAAATTTTAGAACTAGGACTTGGCACAGGAGCAAATTTGTGGTTTTGTGCAAGAGAGGGCTTTAAGGTCAGTGGCATAGAGTGGAGTAAAACAGGGGTTGAACGCTTTAAAGCAAGAATGCAAGATGAAAAGTTAAGCACACAAATAGAACAAATTGAAATTGGCGATTATTTAGAAAAGCTTGATAATTTTAAAGATGAAAGCTTTGATGCGTGGATAGATAGCTATTCTCTAGCTTATAATGATTTTGAAAAAACGAAGCAAATCATACAAAAAGCGATTAAAAAGCTAAAAATAGGCGGTAAATTTTTCTCCCTAACCCCTAGCCTTTATAATGAGGGCTTTAAAGAGGAGGCGAATTTGGGCTATCATTTGGTAAAGCCTGTTAGCGGTAGCGATGCTTTCACGGGCGTGATTCGCTATTGTGATGAGGGAGATTTAAGAAAGCTTTATGAGGGGGAGGGTTACAAAATTACAAGTATTAAAATCCATATTCAAAAAGATTTAGAAAAACAACTTAATGAACTTTACATCATCGAGGGAGAGCGTTATGAATAA
- a CDS encoding ornithine carbamoyltransferase, producing the protein MKISLEFKDLLLERALELFLKEHLVMKKDCDFIISDTKIPSSKPLFIIAKNSPFLSTPFSKEKLFSSLEEFDTALELATQKRVEEEKRKLETKIDYIANEFKKDYQNKIDMAILELKNKLVKALVNE; encoded by the coding sequence ATGAAAATTTCTTTAGAATTTAAAGATTTACTTTTAGAAAGGGCTTTGGAATTATTTTTAAAAGAGCATTTAGTGATGAAAAAAGATTGCGATTTTATCATTAGTGATACGAAAATTCCAAGCTCCAAACCGCTTTTCATCATAGCAAAAAACTCGCCCTTTTTATCCACACCTTTTAGCAAAGAAAAGCTTTTTTCAAGTTTAGAAGAATTTGATACTGCTTTAGAGCTTGCCACACAAAAACGCGTAGAAGAGGAAAAAAGAAAGCTTGAAACAAAGATTGATTATATCGCTAACGAATTTAAAAAAGACTATCAAAATAAAATCGATATGGCAATTTTAGAACTTAAAAATAAACTCGTCAAAGCCTTAGTTAATGAGTAA
- a CDS encoding HdrB C-terminal domain-containing protein, which produces MKKLELHIFRFDKELDYESYYKPYIYENYENFLKLYDLLLQVQNDDIYFKFDKNENSYVKINNVPVPLSTPLEDILLQFGLNLIIEPLSTKRAYKDLLFDKNDFWEKFTLLAPFCDEEDKRLYGNLEHFYYADDLLEFHSEFMGNALFYLAFKLIEKDSSKKEAILKILCDKERGIFYHLKSPFDELENAVKWLCEEILKQNLFDKNLLCFKKENENKPNFKEHLKHNFSNFNIACYNFDLDNSLKARLKARFITFEKAYQNNGYTLLKLNEDLSYKMASEIILDAYDSGSDFLLVNNEDDFYLFDTCAKKLMQSCGRDFSDFYILSLKEFELLTQGIKPDSLRNHTLKVSLI; this is translated from the coding sequence ATGAAAAAGCTAGAATTACACATTTTTCGCTTTGATAAAGAGTTAGATTATGAGAGCTATTATAAGCCTTATATTTATGAGAATTATGAAAATTTTTTAAAGCTTTATGATTTACTCTTACAAGTGCAAAATGATGATATTTATTTTAAATTTGATAAAAATGAAAACTCTTATGTAAAAATTAATAATGTCCCAGTTCCTCTTTCTACGCCTTTAGAGGATATTTTGCTGCAATTTGGCTTAAATCTTATCATAGAGCCGCTTAGCACAAAAAGAGCCTATAAAGATTTGTTGTTTGATAAAAATGATTTTTGGGAGAAATTTACACTTTTAGCACCCTTTTGCGATGAAGAGGATAAAAGGCTTTATGGGAATTTGGAGCATTTTTATTACGCAGATGATCTTTTGGAATTTCATAGTGAATTTATGGGGAATGCCCTATTTTACCTTGCCTTTAAACTGATAGAAAAAGACTCTAGCAAAAAAGAGGCTATTTTGAAAATTTTATGCGATAAAGAAAGGGGGATTTTTTATCATCTTAAAAGCCCTTTTGATGAGCTTGAAAACGCTGTAAAATGGCTTTGTGAGGAAATTTTAAAACAAAATCTATTTGATAAAAATTTACTTTGCTTCAAAAAAGAAAATGAAAATAAGCCAAATTTTAAAGAACACTTGAAACATAATTTTTCAAATTTCAACATCGCTTGTTATAATTTTGACTTAGACAATTCTTTAAAAGCTAGATTAAAAGCTCGTTTTATCACATTTGAAAAGGCTTATCAAAATAATGGCTACACACTTTTAAAATTAAACGAGGATTTAAGCTATAAAATGGCAAGTGAAATTATTTTAGACGCTTATGATAGCGGAAGTGATTTTTTGTTAGTTAATAATGAAGATGATTTTTACCTCTTTGACACTTGTGCAAAAAAATTAATGCAAAGTTGTGGGAGAGATTTTAGCGATTTTTATATTTTAAGTCTTAAGGAATTTGAGCTTTTAACACAAGGCATTAAGCCAGATAGCCTTAGAAATCATACTTTAAAGGTAAGTTTAATATGA
- the gatB gene encoding Asp-tRNA(Asn)/Glu-tRNA(Gln) amidotransferase subunit GatB, whose product MFEVVIGLEVHAQLNTKTKIFCSCATSFGEEPNTNVCPTCLALPGALPVLNEEAVKKAISFGKAINATIHKKSIFNRKNYFYPDLPKAYQISQFDIPIVEGGELFITINDTQKRIGITRAHLEEDAGKNIHEANFSKVDLNRSGTPLLEIVSEPELRSSDEAVAYLKKLHSIIRFLDISDANMQEGSFRCDANVSIRPKGDTKLYTRVEIKNLNSFRFIQKAIDYEVERQSRAWEDGTYEEEVVQETRLFDTTKLITRSMRGKEEAAEYRYFPDPDLLPVLLKEEFLTLSIPELPDEKKTRYMREFGIKESDAEVLISSLEMSRFFEYLCGQNLNPKLCVTWLTTELMGLLKGDLTLENSPVKASKLSILIKRIEEGQISAKAAKEVLAFVFENVEVEIDAAIEKLGLKQVSDDGAIEAVITQILEANADKVAEYKSGKDKLFGFFVGQVMKEGKGAFNPAKVNELLKAKLT is encoded by the coding sequence ATGTTTGAAGTTGTGATAGGGCTAGAAGTGCATGCCCAGCTTAATACCAAAACGAAAATTTTTTGCTCTTGTGCCACCTCTTTTGGTGAAGAGCCTAATACTAATGTCTGTCCTACCTGCCTAGCCTTACCCGGTGCCTTGCCCGTGCTAAATGAAGAGGCAGTGAAAAAAGCCATTTCTTTTGGAAAAGCCATTAATGCTACTATTCATAAAAAAAGCATTTTTAACCGCAAAAATTATTTTTACCCAGACCTGCCAAAAGCTTATCAAATTTCGCAATTTGACATACCCATCGTTGAGGGAGGGGAGCTTTTTATCACTATAAATGACACGCAAAAACGCATAGGCATTACAAGGGCACACTTAGAAGAAGATGCGGGGAAAAATATCCACGAAGCAAATTTTTCTAAGGTTGATTTAAACCGCTCTGGCACTCCTTTGCTTGAGATAGTAAGTGAGCCTGAGCTTAGAAGTAGTGATGAAGCGGTGGCTTATCTTAAAAAACTGCACTCCATTATACGCTTTTTAGATATTTCAGACGCTAATATGCAAGAGGGTAGCTTTCGCTGCGATGCAAATGTAAGCATACGCCCAAAAGGCGATACAAAGCTTTATACGAGGGTAGAGATTAAAAATCTTAATTCTTTTCGCTTTATCCAAAAGGCGATTGATTATGAGGTAGAAAGACAAAGCAGAGCGTGGGAGGACGGCACTTATGAAGAAGAAGTCGTGCAAGAAACAAGGCTATTTGATACAACTAAGCTTATCACGCGTTCGATGAGAGGAAAAGAAGAAGCGGCGGAGTATCGTTATTTCCCAGACCCTGACCTTTTACCCGTGCTTTTAAAAGAGGAATTTTTAACTTTAAGCATACCTGAACTTCCTGATGAAAAAAAAACGCGTTATATGCGTGAGTTTGGCATTAAAGAAAGCGATGCAGAGGTGCTAATAAGCTCTCTTGAGATGAGCCGTTTTTTTGAATATTTATGCGGACAAAATTTAAATCCTAAACTTTGCGTAACTTGGCTTACAACCGAGCTTATGGGACTTTTAAAGGGTGATTTAACCCTAGAAAATTCCCCTGTGAAAGCATCAAAACTTAGTATTTTAATCAAACGCATTGAAGAGGGGCAAATCAGTGCTAAAGCGGCTAAAGAAGTCCTAGCCTTTGTCTTTGAAAATGTGGAAGTGGAAATTGACGCAGCGATTGAAAAATTAGGACTTAAACAAGTCAGTGATGATGGGGCTATTGAGGCGGTAATTACACAAATTTTAGAAGCAAATGCCGATAAGGTCGCTGAGTATAAAAGCGGTAAAGATAAGCTTTTTGGCTTTTTTGTAGGGCAAGTGATGAAAGAGGGTAAGGGTGCTTTCAATCCTGCTAAGGTCAATGAGCTTTTAAAAGCGAAACTGACTTAA
- a CDS encoding DUF2325 domain-containing protein, producing MSVLVIGADEITPIRAVLQDLGAKKIVHWDARNENRVNKKPIPNDTQCVVMLTSFLNHNTMKKIKTEAKKRKIPLVCAKRSVSCVYCEYCKIFKLDKEFSCSKF from the coding sequence ATGTCAGTTTTAGTCATCGGCGCAGATGAGATTACGCCTATTCGGGCTGTTTTGCAGGATTTAGGTGCTAAAAAAATCGTGCATTGGGACGCAAGAAATGAAAACAGAGTTAATAAAAAGCCCATTCCAAATGACACGCAATGTGTAGTTATGCTCACGAGCTTTCTCAACCACAACACAATGAAAAAAATCAAAACCGAAGCAAAAAAGCGTAAAATTCCCTTAGTATGTGCTAAAAGAAGCGTAAGTTGCGTGTATTGTGAATATTGCAAAATTTTTAAATTAGATAAAGAATTTTCTTGTTCTAAATTTTAA